In a single window of the Bradyrhizobium erythrophlei genome:
- a CDS encoding DUF1214 domain-containing protein, which yields MLCPVVPPPPQLHIKTYVTDKRERLNGSNTYHPRLPANAPAGQFWAVDVYDAETGAFIREPPVA from the coding sequence ATGCTCTGTCCCGTCGTTCCGCCGCCACCTCAACTCCACATCAAGACGTACGTGACCGACAAACGGGAGCGGCTGAATGGCAGCAACACGTATCACCCGCGACTGCCCGCGAATGCTCCCGCTGGTCAGTTCTGGGCGGTTGACGTCTACGATGCGGAGACCGGCGCATTCATCCGCGAGCCGCCCGTCGCCTGA
- a CDS encoding sulfite exporter TauE/SafE family protein, with translation MSNPIVYLVVVAAAFLLAGLVKGVTGLALPTVGVGLLSLAVPPAHAAALIVVPALITNVWQMMSGPGLGSLVRRLWPMQLAICLGTWASASLIAGSETAFASAALGIALIAYAAFGLMNVRVPHVPAWAEWWLGTFVGGATGFISAATGVFVIPAVPYLQALSFEREQFMQALGLCFTVSTIALAWSLASAGTLNLGTGLYSLLALVPALAGMIAGQHLLRVMRPETFRRWFFSGLAVLGAHLAIGVLW, from the coding sequence ATGTCGAACCCAATCGTCTATCTTGTCGTCGTTGCCGCCGCATTCTTGCTCGCGGGATTAGTCAAAGGCGTCACTGGCCTTGCCCTGCCGACGGTCGGAGTAGGTCTGCTGAGTTTGGCAGTGCCTCCTGCCCACGCCGCAGCTCTTATCGTAGTGCCAGCGTTGATAACAAACGTCTGGCAAATGATGAGCGGGCCTGGCCTTGGGAGCCTGGTGCGACGGCTTTGGCCGATGCAGTTGGCGATATGTCTTGGGACCTGGGCCAGCGCGAGTCTGATAGCCGGTTCGGAGACCGCATTCGCATCGGCCGCCCTTGGCATCGCGCTGATAGCTTACGCCGCTTTTGGGTTGATGAATGTGCGCGTCCCACATGTGCCGGCTTGGGCCGAGTGGTGGCTGGGCACTTTTGTCGGAGGCGCAACAGGATTCATCAGCGCCGCTACCGGCGTGTTTGTAATACCCGCAGTGCCATACCTTCAGGCGTTAAGCTTCGAGCGCGAACAGTTCATGCAGGCGCTCGGCCTCTGTTTCACTGTCTCCACCATCGCACTTGCCTGGTCATTGGCCAGCGCCGGGACACTTAATCTCGGCACCGGCTTATATTCGCTCCTCGCCCTCGTCCCCGCTCTGGCCGGAATGATTGCAGGGCAACACTTGCTGCGCGTCATGCGTCCCGAGACATTTCGGCGCTGGTTCTTTTCAGGATTGGCCGTTCTTGGGGCGCACTTGGCCATCGGAGTTCTTTGGTGA
- a CDS encoding LysR family transcriptional regulator — MHFDLTDLRLFAAVVEEGSITVGASRAGISLPSASARMKGMEEMLGTALLERHRRGVRPTPAGHALFRHSQLVLAQMERLRGDLREHARGGVRGHIRLISNTTALEEYLPDVLAGWLATNPGVDISLEERLSYEIAPAVAQGHADIGVLVSADSAGVEGLETFPFRIDRLVVIVPRGHALAGRRSIAFVDLLDEEFVGLVAGSALAEHLAWQSTRLGRSLKPRIRVRGLDTVCRMVEARVGIAVVPETAATRCRRTMALRTLRLTDTWAVRQLIVCVRRKEALPAHTRRLVEHLAGTAKTDA, encoded by the coding sequence GTGCATTTTGATCTTACCGATTTGCGCCTGTTCGCCGCCGTAGTGGAGGAGGGCAGCATTACAGTTGGCGCTTCGCGCGCAGGCATCTCTCTCCCGTCGGCAAGCGCACGCATGAAAGGGATGGAGGAGATGCTCGGAACGGCTTTGCTGGAGCGACATCGTCGCGGCGTGCGTCCGACGCCCGCCGGTCATGCGTTGTTTCGCCACTCTCAGCTCGTTTTGGCACAAATGGAACGACTGCGCGGCGATCTGCGCGAGCATGCGCGCGGAGGCGTGCGGGGACACATCAGGTTGATATCAAATACCACTGCGCTGGAAGAATACTTGCCGGATGTTCTCGCCGGCTGGCTTGCAACCAATCCCGGCGTCGATATCTCACTGGAGGAACGCCTCAGCTACGAGATAGCTCCGGCCGTAGCGCAGGGCCACGCCGACATCGGCGTGCTGGTGTCCGCCGACTCGGCTGGCGTCGAGGGACTGGAGACCTTCCCCTTCCGCATTGACAGGCTCGTCGTCATCGTGCCGCGCGGCCACGCGTTGGCGGGGCGGCGCAGCATAGCATTCGTTGACCTGCTCGATGAGGAGTTTGTCGGCCTCGTGGCCGGCAGTGCGCTTGCCGAGCATCTCGCATGGCAGTCAACGCGTCTTGGCAGATCTCTGAAACCGCGAATTCGGGTACGAGGACTGGATACCGTTTGTCGCATGGTGGAGGCTCGTGTGGGGATTGCCGTCGTGCCGGAAACGGCCGCTACGCGCTGTCGGCGAACCATGGCACTCCGTACGCTTCGACTCACGGATACATGGGCAGTGCGGCAATTGATCGTTTGTGTACGCCGCAAGGAGGCGCTGCCAGCACATACACGCCGATTGGTCGAGCACCTGGCCGGTACAGCCAAAACAGATGCGTAA
- a CDS encoding MaoC family dehydratase, translating to MIEWFDDLTLGMRFKSGEVSVTREDIKRFAAEFDPQPFHLDEAAAEKTVFKGLAASGWHTAAIAMRLAVQVRPFGPHPLLGLGVDDLRWMMPVRPGDVIHIEGEVVELIPSRTKPQGIARVKWTAYNQRGEAVYTFTPIGIVPRRPA from the coding sequence ATGATTGAGTGGTTCGATGACCTGACGTTGGGAATGCGTTTCAAGAGCGGTGAGGTTTCGGTCACCAGGGAAGACATCAAGCGGTTCGCGGCCGAATTCGATCCGCAACCGTTCCATTTGGACGAAGCCGCCGCCGAAAAGACCGTCTTCAAGGGGCTTGCCGCATCAGGATGGCACACGGCCGCCATCGCGATGCGCCTTGCCGTTCAGGTTCGGCCGTTCGGGCCGCATCCGCTTCTGGGACTTGGCGTCGATGATCTGCGCTGGATGATGCCGGTGCGGCCCGGCGACGTCATCCACATCGAAGGCGAAGTGGTTGAACTGATTCCGTCGCGGACCAAACCGCAAGGCATCGCGCGGGTCAAATGGACCGCCTACAATCAACGCGGCGAAGCGGTTTACACGTTCACCCCCATCGGCATCGTGCCCCGCCGTCCCGCCTAG
- a CDS encoding ATP-dependent helicase, with translation MAAAASYLESLNPEQRRAVEHGAAGPGPFAPLLVIAGAGSGKTNTLAHRVAHLMVNGADPRRILLMTFSRRAASEMAKRVERIARKVMGDNARVMTDALAWAGTFHGIGARLLHDYADQIGLDPGFTIHDREDSADLINLIRHDMGFSKTESRFPTKGTCLAIYSRCVNAETAIEQVLGSSFPWCAGWAAELKELFAGYVEAKQKQNVLDYDDLLLYWAQTMSDPALASDIGGRFDHVLVDEYQDTNRLQSSILLALKPGGHGLTVVGDDAQSIYSFRAATVRNILDFPSQFSPPADIITLDRNYRSTQTILAAANGVIDLAKERFTKNLWTDRASGSKPRLVTVRDEADQARCIVERILENRESGTLLKQQAVLFRTSSHSGPLEVELTRRNIPFVKFGGLKFLDAAHIKDMLALLRFVENPRDRVAGFRLMHLIPGVGPASAQRVLDHMAGGADPIAALAQVPAPPRAGEDWRAFVGAVADLRHSNWPADLERARLWYEPHLDRIHEDSETRRADLIQLEQIASGYPSRERFLTELTLDPPDATSDQAGVPLLDEDYLILSTIHSAKGQEWKSVFVLNVVDGCMPSDLGAGTSAELEEERRLLYVAMTRARDDLHLIVPQRFFTHGQHAKGDRHVYASRTRFIPDRLLGLFEKTVWPLAVVGAAARAASQGPRIDVGARMRGMWR, from the coding sequence GTGGCAGCGGCAGCTAGTTACCTCGAAAGCCTCAATCCGGAACAACGGCGGGCCGTCGAGCATGGCGCCGCGGGGCCGGGCCCGTTTGCGCCGCTATTGGTGATCGCCGGGGCGGGTTCCGGCAAGACCAATACGCTGGCCCACCGCGTCGCCCATCTGATGGTCAACGGCGCTGACCCCCGGCGCATCCTGCTGATGACGTTTTCGCGCCGCGCGGCATCCGAAATGGCAAAGCGCGTCGAGCGGATCGCCCGCAAGGTGATGGGCGATAATGCCCGCGTGATGACGGACGCTCTGGCCTGGGCCGGCACCTTCCATGGCATCGGCGCACGGCTGTTGCACGACTATGCCGACCAGATCGGACTAGACCCTGGCTTCACGATCCACGACCGCGAGGATTCCGCCGACCTGATCAACCTGATCCGGCACGACATGGGATTTTCCAAAACCGAGAGTCGCTTCCCCACCAAGGGCACCTGCCTTGCGATCTACTCGCGCTGCGTCAACGCCGAGACCGCGATCGAGCAGGTGCTTGGATCGTCATTTCCGTGGTGCGCCGGATGGGCCGCCGAGCTGAAGGAGCTGTTCGCCGGATATGTCGAGGCCAAGCAAAAGCAGAACGTTCTCGATTACGACGACCTGCTGCTGTACTGGGCGCAGACCATGAGCGATCCGGCGCTGGCAAGCGATATCGGCGGCCGTTTCGACCATGTGCTGGTCGACGAATATCAGGACACCAACCGCCTGCAGTCCTCGATCCTGCTGGCGCTCAAGCCCGGCGGTCACGGCCTCACCGTGGTCGGCGACGACGCGCAGTCGATCTATTCGTTCCGCGCCGCCACCGTGCGCAACATCCTCGATTTCCCGAGCCAGTTCTCGCCGCCGGCCGATATCATCACGCTCGACCGCAACTATCGCTCGACCCAGACCATCCTCGCCGCCGCCAACGGCGTGATCGATCTCGCCAAGGAGCGCTTCACCAAGAACCTGTGGACCGACCGGGCATCGGGCTCCAAGCCCCGGCTGGTCACCGTGCGCGACGAAGCCGACCAGGCCCGCTGCATCGTCGAACGCATTCTCGAAAACCGGGAATCCGGCACGCTGTTGAAGCAGCAGGCCGTGCTGTTCCGGACCTCCAGCCACAGCGGCCCGCTGGAAGTCGAACTGACCCGCCGCAACATTCCCTTTGTCAAATTCGGCGGACTCAAGTTCCTGGATGCCGCCCACATCAAGGACATGCTGGCGCTGCTGCGCTTCGTCGAAAATCCGCGTGACCGCGTCGCCGGTTTCCGGCTGATGCATCTGATCCCGGGAGTCGGCCCGGCCTCGGCGCAACGCGTGCTCGACCACATGGCCGGCGGCGCCGATCCGATCGCAGCGCTCGCGCAAGTGCCGGCCCCGCCGCGCGCCGGCGAAGATTGGAGAGCGTTCGTCGGTGCGGTGGCGGACCTCCGTCATTCCAATTGGCCGGCCGACCTCGAACGCGCGCGGCTGTGGTACGAGCCGCATCTGGATCGCATCCACGAGGATTCGGAAACCCGCCGTGCCGACCTGATCCAGCTCGAACAGATCGCCAGCGGCTATCCCTCGCGCGAGCGCTTCCTCACCGAGCTGACGCTCGATCCGCCCGATGCGACCAGCGACCAGGCCGGCGTGCCGCTGCTCGATGAGGACTATCTGATCCTGTCGACCATCCACTCCGCCAAGGGCCAGGAATGGAAATCGGTGTTCGTGTTGAACGTGGTCGACGGCTGCATGCCGTCCGATCTCGGCGCCGGCACGTCCGCCGAACTCGAGGAAGAACGCCGGCTGCTCTACGTCGCCATGACCCGCGCCAGGGACGATCTGCATCTGATCGTGCCGCAGCGTTTCTTCACCCATGGCCAGCACGCCAAGGGCGACCGCCACGTCTATGCGTCACGGACGCGGTTCATTCCGGATCGTTTGCTCGGCCTATTCGAAAAGACGGTTTGGCCGCTCGCGGTCGTCGGTGCGGCCGCGCGCGCCGCGAGCCAGGGGCCGCGCATCGACGTCGGGGCGCGGATGCGCGGGATGTGGCGCTGA
- the recQ gene encoding DNA helicase RecQ, translating into MPVPAVRNPETGIAPNALAVLNSVFGLPGFRGAQEEIVSHVVGGGNCLVLMPTGGGKSLCYQLPALLREGCGIVVSPLIALMRDQVAGLLEAGVKAAVLNSTLSFDEASAVEARLLAGDLDLLYVAPERLLTPRCLALLGRARIALFAIDEAHCVSQWGHDFRPEYIGLSVISERFPDVPRIALTATADDLTRREIVDRLGLSGAPSFVASFDRPNIRYEIVDKQNAPAQLKAFISERHAGDAGIVYCLSRAKVEDTAAALTRAGVEALPYHAGLDARLRARNQDRFINEDGIVIVATVAFGMGIDKPDVRFVAHLDLPKSIEAYYQETGRAGRDGKPSSAWMAYGLSDIVQQRRMIDESTGADAFKRVSIAKLEALVALAETAHCRRTRLLGYFGETPAASKCGNCDNCLSPPLVRDGKVIAQKLLSCAYRTGQRFGAMHLIDVLVGRMTDRVKQFGHDKLSVFGIGAELNEKQWRAALRQLVAMGHLRADGEAFGALKLTETARGVLKGETEVMLREQAAGTRIRATRVKSRRGDLAQPPAGRGETGSPTLLAALRAWRSQVARQRGVPAYVVLHDSTIDGIATVRPATLAQLRGIPGIGDKKLEHYGDELIALVKAEQG; encoded by the coding sequence ATGCCCGTTCCCGCCGTCCGCAACCCCGAAACCGGCATCGCTCCGAACGCGCTTGCCGTTCTGAATTCGGTGTTCGGCCTGCCCGGCTTTCGCGGCGCGCAGGAAGAGATCGTCAGCCATGTCGTGGGCGGCGGCAATTGCCTTGTGCTGATGCCGACCGGCGGCGGCAAGTCGCTGTGCTACCAGTTGCCAGCGCTGTTGCGCGAGGGCTGCGGCATCGTGGTCTCGCCGCTGATCGCGCTGATGCGTGACCAGGTCGCGGGCCTGCTCGAGGCCGGCGTCAAGGCGGCGGTCCTGAATTCCACATTGTCCTTCGATGAAGCCTCCGCGGTTGAGGCGCGACTCCTCGCCGGCGATCTTGACCTGCTCTATGTCGCCCCGGAGCGGCTGCTGACGCCGCGCTGTCTTGCGCTGCTCGGCCGCGCCAGGATCGCGCTGTTTGCGATCGACGAGGCGCATTGCGTGTCGCAATGGGGGCACGACTTTCGTCCGGAATATATCGGCCTGTCGGTGATATCGGAGCGCTTTCCCGACGTGCCGCGCATCGCGCTGACCGCCACGGCCGATGATCTCACCCGCCGCGAGATCGTCGATCGCCTCGGGCTTTCCGGCGCGCCGAGCTTTGTCGCGAGCTTCGATCGCCCGAACATCAGGTATGAAATCGTCGACAAGCAGAACGCGCCGGCGCAGCTCAAGGCTTTCATCAGCGAGCGCCACGCCGGCGACGCCGGCATCGTGTATTGTCTTTCGCGCGCCAAGGTCGAAGATACCGCCGCAGCACTGACCAGGGCCGGCGTCGAGGCGCTGCCCTATCACGCCGGCCTTGACGCCCGTCTGCGCGCCCGCAACCAGGACCGCTTCATCAACGAGGACGGTATCGTGATCGTCGCCACCGTCGCGTTCGGCATGGGCATCGACAAGCCGGACGTGCGCTTCGTGGCGCATCTCGATCTGCCGAAAAGCATCGAGGCCTATTATCAGGAGACCGGACGCGCCGGCCGCGACGGCAAGCCGTCCAGCGCCTGGATGGCCTATGGCCTGTCTGACATCGTGCAGCAACGCCGCATGATCGATGAGTCCACCGGCGCCGACGCGTTCAAGCGGGTCTCGATCGCCAAGCTGGAGGCGCTCGTCGCACTGGCCGAAACCGCGCACTGCCGCCGCACCCGCCTGCTCGGATATTTCGGCGAGACGCCCGCCGCCAGCAAATGCGGCAATTGCGACAACTGCCTGTCGCCGCCGCTGGTGCGCGACGGCAAGGTCATCGCGCAAAAGCTGCTGTCCTGCGCCTATCGCACCGGCCAGCGTTTCGGCGCGATGCACCTGATCGATGTTCTGGTCGGCCGCATGACCGACCGCGTCAAGCAGTTCGGGCATGACAAGTTGTCCGTGTTCGGCATCGGCGCCGAACTCAACGAAAAGCAGTGGCGTGCCGCGCTGCGCCAGCTGGTGGCGATGGGCCATCTTCGGGCCGACGGTGAAGCCTTTGGCGCGTTGAAGCTGACCGAGACCGCGCGCGGCGTGTTGAAAGGCGAGACCGAGGTGATGCTGCGCGAGCAGGCCGCCGGCACCCGCATTCGCGCCACACGGGTCAAATCGAGGCGCGGCGATCTTGCGCAGCCGCCGGCCGGCCGGGGTGAAACCGGCAGTCCAACGCTGCTGGCGGCGCTCAGGGCGTGGCGTTCGCAAGTTGCGCGCCAGCGCGGCGTGCCGGCCTATGTGGTGCTGCACGATTCCACGATCGACGGCATCGCGACCGTGCGTCCGGCAACGCTGGCCCAACTTCGCGGCATTCCCGGCATCGGCGACAAGAAGCTGGAACATTACGGCGACGAGCTGATCGCGCTGGTGAAGGCCGAGCAGGGCTGA
- a CDS encoding S-methyl-5'-thioadenosine phosphorylase has translation MTKAVLGIIGGSGIYDLPGLENAREEAIASPWGEPSAPVRHGTISGLPVVFLPRHDKGHRLSPSDINYRANIDVLKRAGVTDLVSLSACGSFKEELPPGTFVLVDQFIDRTYKRESSFFGKGCVAHVSMAHPVSPRLRIHLAAAAEAEGIAVARGGTYLCMEGPQFSSYAESMTYKGSGYSVIGMTNMPEAKLAREAEICYATVAMVTDFDCWHPDHDAVTVQDIIRVLTTNADKAKGLVARFAKDFPREHEPCPVGSDRALDNALITAPEARDPELLRKLDAVAGRILRA, from the coding sequence ATGACGAAGGCGGTTCTTGGCATTATCGGCGGTTCCGGCATCTACGACCTGCCGGGGCTCGAGAATGCGCGCGAGGAGGCGATCGCAAGCCCGTGGGGTGAGCCCTCCGCGCCGGTCCGCCACGGCACCATCTCCGGCCTGCCGGTGGTGTTTCTGCCGCGCCACGACAAGGGCCACCGGCTGTCGCCGTCCGACATCAATTACCGCGCCAACATCGACGTGCTGAAACGGGCAGGCGTCACCGACCTCGTCTCGTTGTCGGCCTGCGGCTCTTTCAAGGAGGAATTGCCGCCCGGCACGTTCGTGCTGGTCGACCAGTTCATCGACCGCACCTACAAGCGCGAAAGTTCGTTCTTCGGCAAGGGCTGCGTTGCCCATGTCTCGATGGCGCATCCGGTGTCGCCGCGGCTGCGTATCCATCTGGCCGCCGCCGCCGAGGCCGAGGGCATCGCGGTGGCGCGCGGCGGCACCTATCTCTGCATGGAGGGTCCGCAATTCTCAAGCTACGCCGAGAGCATGACCTACAAGGGCTCAGGCTATTCGGTGATCGGCATGACCAATATGCCGGAGGCCAAGCTCGCCCGCGAGGCCGAGATCTGTTACGCGACCGTTGCGATGGTGACCGATTTCGATTGCTGGCATCCCGACCATGATGCGGTGACGGTGCAGGACATCATCCGGGTGCTGACCACGAATGCCGACAAGGCCAAGGGCCTGGTCGCGCGCTTTGCAAAAGATTTTCCCAGGGAGCACGAGCCGTGTCCTGTCGGATCGGACCGTGCGCTCGACAACGCACTGATCACCGCCCCGGAGGCGCGCGATCCGGAACTCCTGAGAAAGCTTGACGCGGTGGCAGGACGGATCCTGCGCGCATGA
- the mtnA gene encoding S-methyl-5-thioribose-1-phosphate isomerase, with protein sequence MKVDGRHFCSIWLEPDGWSVGAIDQRRLPHDFVVARLTTCDAAVDAIRSMLVRGAPLIGATAAYGVALAMRADGSDAALDHACRTLIATRPTAINLKWALDEMRLALRPLPSSQRAAAAFSRAAAIAEEDIAINRRIGEHGLALIEAIAAKKPPGERVNVLTHCNAGWLATVDWGTATAPIYLAHDRGHPVHVWVDETRPRNQGASLTAWELGHHGVPHTVIPDNTGGHLMQHGMVDLVIVGTDRVTANGDVCNKIGTYLKALAAHDNRVPFYVALPSPTIDFSVDDGIRQIPIEQRSADEVTDMTGRTADGRIETVRIVPDGSPVANYGFDVTPARLVTGLITERGVLKAERDALATAFPERIAAAAE encoded by the coding sequence ATGAAGGTCGATGGCAGGCATTTTTGCAGCATCTGGCTCGAGCCGGACGGCTGGTCGGTCGGCGCGATCGACCAGCGGCGACTGCCGCACGATTTTGTCGTGGCGCGGCTGACGACCTGCGACGCCGCCGTTGATGCGATCCGTTCGATGCTGGTGCGTGGCGCGCCGCTGATCGGCGCGACCGCGGCCTATGGGGTGGCGCTGGCGATGCGGGCCGATGGTTCGGATGCGGCGCTCGATCATGCCTGCCGGACACTGATCGCGACGCGGCCGACCGCGATCAACCTGAAATGGGCGCTCGACGAGATGCGGCTGGCGTTGCGGCCGCTGCCATCATCGCAACGCGCGGCGGCGGCCTTTTCGCGTGCCGCCGCGATCGCCGAAGAAGATATCGCCATCAACAGGCGCATCGGCGAGCACGGTCTTGCGCTGATCGAGGCCATTGCCGCGAAAAAGCCGCCCGGCGAGCGCGTCAACGTGCTGACCCATTGCAACGCCGGCTGGCTGGCAACGGTCGATTGGGGGACGGCCACGGCCCCGATTTATCTGGCGCATGACCGCGGTCACCCCGTTCATGTCTGGGTCGACGAGACCCGTCCGCGCAATCAGGGCGCCTCGCTCACCGCCTGGGAGCTTGGCCATCACGGCGTGCCGCACACCGTGATCCCCGACAATACCGGCGGCCATCTGATGCAGCACGGGATGGTAGATCTCGTGATTGTCGGCACCGACCGGGTGACCGCCAATGGCGACGTCTGCAACAAGATCGGCACCTATCTCAAGGCGCTCGCCGCGCATGACAATCGCGTGCCGTTTTATGTGGCGCTGCCTTCGCCCACCATCGACTTCAGTGTCGATGACGGGATCAGGCAGATTCCGATCGAGCAACGCAGCGCTGACGAAGTCACTGACATGACCGGGCGAACCGCCGACGGGCGGATCGAGACCGTGCGGATCGTGCCCGACGGCTCGCCGGTCGCGAATTACGGCTTCGATGTCACCCCGGCACGGCTGGTGACGGGATTGATCACCGAGCGCGGCGTGCTCAAGGCCGAGAGGGACGCGCTGGCAACCGCGTTTCCCGAGCGGATCGCGGCCGCGGCAGAATAA
- a CDS encoding bifunctional aldolase/short-chain dehydrogenase yields MQSAWIDRDAEAAVARYADLGRDLALRVYTTRLLGQDPRLVLHGGGNTSVKTQLTDLNGDTVDVLCVKGSGWDMGSIEPAGLPAVRLAPLLKLRSRETLSDEEMVRLQRANLIDPAAPNPSVEALLHAFIPHKFVDHTHSTAVLALTDQPDGEALCREVYGARVGYVPYLMPGFGLAKAAAQVFDADPSVEGLILVKHGIFSFGGDARQAYERMIELVTLAEQRLAKNRKPALSNGGLPARPAKIADVAPIVRGACSMPDSKTDGAWKRFVLDFRGSDAVMNFVNGAEVARYGQAGVVTPDHNIRIKNKPLVVAAPGDGDLAGFRERVRDAVAAYGERYRTYFTDNNARVGGIKTMLDPMPRVVLVPGVGLFGLGRSKKDAKVAADLAEAAIATIGDAEAVGRFEPLPESDLFDVEYWSLEQAKLGNAKELPLAGQVAVITGAAGSIGFATAKAFAAAGAEVALLDVDEAAVKAKARAIGGAAQGIRCDVTDAASVRDAFAQVAVAFGGVDIAVSNAGAAWQGRIGEVDEAVLRQSFELNFYGHQRVAQAAVRIMQAQGTGGCLLFNVSKQAVNPGPDFGPYGLPKAATLFLVRQYALDHGSEGIRANAVNADRIRSGLLTEEMIASRSKLRGVSERAYMQGNLLGREVAAEDVAQAFLAQALALKTTADVTTVDGGNIAAALR; encoded by the coding sequence ATGCAGAGTGCCTGGATTGATCGCGACGCCGAAGCGGCGGTGGCCCGCTATGCAGACCTCGGCCGCGATCTTGCGCTCAGGGTCTATACCACGCGCCTCTTGGGTCAGGATCCGCGCCTGGTGCTGCACGGCGGCGGCAACACCTCGGTGAAAACGCAACTCACCGATCTCAACGGCGATACCGTCGACGTGCTCTGCGTCAAGGGATCCGGCTGGGATATGGGCTCGATCGAGCCTGCGGGCCTGCCGGCGGTGCGGCTCGCGCCGCTGTTGAAACTTCGCTCCCGCGAGACGCTTTCCGACGAGGAAATGGTGCGGCTGCAGCGCGCCAATCTGATTGATCCCGCCGCCCCCAACCCGTCGGTCGAGGCGCTGCTGCACGCGTTCATCCCGCATAAATTCGTCGACCACACCCATTCGACCGCGGTGCTTGCGCTTACCGACCAGCCGGACGGCGAAGCGTTGTGCCGCGAGGTCTACGGCGCGCGCGTCGGTTATGTGCCCTATCTGATGCCGGGCTTCGGTCTGGCCAAAGCCGCGGCGCAGGTGTTCGACGCCGATCCATCGGTCGAGGGCCTGATCCTGGTCAAGCACGGCATTTTCAGTTTCGGCGGCGATGCGCGGCAAGCCTATGAGCGCATGATCGAGCTGGTGACTCTGGCCGAGCAGCGGCTGGCGAAAAACCGCAAGCCGGCATTGTCAAACGGCGGGCTGCCGGCCCGCCCGGCGAAAATTGCCGACGTCGCACCGATCGTCCGTGGCGCCTGCAGCATGCCGGACAGCAAAACCGACGGAGCCTGGAAGCGCTTTGTACTCGACTTCCGCGGCTCGGACGCGGTGATGAATTTCGTCAACGGCGCCGAGGTCGCGCGCTATGGCCAGGCCGGCGTGGTGACGCCCGACCACAACATCCGCATCAAGAACAAGCCGCTGGTGGTTGCAGCACCCGGGGATGGAGACCTCGCCGGGTTCAGGGAACGGGTCCGCGATGCGGTCGCGGCCTATGGCGAGCGCTACCGGACTTATTTCACTGACAATAACGCGCGCGTCGGCGGCATCAAGACCATGCTCGATCCGATGCCGCGCGTGGTGCTGGTGCCCGGTGTCGGCCTGTTCGGACTCGGCCGGAGCAAGAAGGACGCAAAAGTCGCCGCCGATCTCGCCGAGGCTGCGATTGCGACTATCGGGGATGCCGAGGCGGTCGGCCGCTTCGAGCCATTGCCGGAGTCCGATCTGTTCGATGTCGAATATTGGTCGCTGGAGCAGGCCAAGCTCGGCAACGCCAAAGAACTGCCGCTGGCCGGGCAAGTCGCCGTCATCACCGGCGCTGCGGGTTCAATCGGCTTCGCGACGGCCAAAGCGTTCGCGGCGGCCGGCGCCGAAGTGGCGCTGCTGGATGTCGACGAGGCTGCCGTGAAAGCCAAAGCCAGGGCGATCGGCGGCGCTGCGCAGGGCATTCGATGCGACGTCACCGACGCCGCATCGGTGCGGGACGCATTCGCGCAGGTGGCGGTAGCCTTCGGCGGGGTCGACATCGCAGTGTCGAATGCCGGCGCCGCCTGGCAGGGGCGGATCGGCGAGGTCGACGAGGCGGTGCTGCGGCAAAGCTTCGAGCTGAATTTCTACGGTCACCAGCGGGTGGCGCAAGCCGCGGTCAGGATCATGCAGGCGCAGGGCACGGGCGGCTGCCTGCTGTTCAACGTTTCCAAACAGGCCGTCAATCCCGGACCCGATTTCGGTCCCTATGGCCTGCCGAAGGCGGCCACGCTGTTTCTGGTGCGGCAATACGCGCTCGATCACGGCAGCGAAGGCATTCGCGCCAACGCCGTCAATGCCGACCGGATCCGCTCGGGTCTCCTGACCGAAGAGATGATCGCGTCGCGCTCGAAGCTTCGCGGCGTCAGCGAACGGGCCTACATGCAAGGCAACCTGCTCGGCCGCGAAGTGGCGGCGGAGGACGTGGCGCAGGCGTTTCTGGCGCAGGCACTCGCGCTCAAGACCACCGCTGACGTGACCACCGTCGATGGCGGCAACATCGCCGCGGCGCTGCGGTGA